The Helianthus annuus cultivar XRQ/B chromosome 16, HanXRQr2.0-SUNRISE, whole genome shotgun sequence genome includes a window with the following:
- the LOC110903562 gene encoding zinc finger BED domain-containing protein DAYSLEEPER-like: MPKRARTLQTQELVQKCLVKMIVVDELPFYIVEQDGFKQLMEAKFPGFYIPSCEKIYKDCAQLFKDEKLKLKSFTKRTNPRVCLTLDTWTSNQSMNYLCITAHFIDDNWNLHKKVIGFSPISSDNGEEIGRVVEKCLLDWEIDNVLTMSTGNASSYDAAVGYLRTRLANTVSNGKFLHLKCLVDFINNMVKEVLKESDKSVTRVREAVRYVTQSATTIEKFKECAREYGITITSRFTSSLDCPSRWNSTFEMLQMSETFEGVFNRFKVKDSTYKRELQVTCGVPDHSDWEKIRKVLTVLNGLHQSTESILQWHVQSNMFLLELANLEQHLDNSGAMVCGWGFGFDTNAINVALEMKWKYNEYWGDVENSNVLIYVANILDPRRKVELIEFYFRKYYKHDYTDEGICMWKKKAEWVVSATYDLFNEYIGKTGTSQQRANFQTSGYMHYLYDDTRNVGFGDNVRNKTEIDIYLNELCDRDSDFFGFDVLLWWKNNSERFPVLSKMAKDVLAIPISAVALESAFNISGCLLDDFQSSLSPSMAEALVCTQDWLRESKKQVKMNEDSPNLDKLVKDIYEQVEGASSG, from the exons ATGCCAAAACGAGCTAGAACCCTGCAAACTCAGGAGCTTGttcaaaaatgtcttgtaaaAATGATAGTAGTCGATGAACTTCCGTTCTACATTGTTGAACAAGACGGGTTTAAACAACTTATGGAAGCCAAATTTCCCGGTTTTTATATTCCGTCTTGCGAAAAGATTTACAAGGATTGTGCTCAGCTTTTCAAGGATGAGAAACTGAAGCTGAAAAGTTTCACTAAGAGAACAAATCCAAGGGTATGCTTAACCTTGGATACTTGGACATCAAACCAATCGATGAATTACTTATGCATAACTGCTCATTTTATCGATGACAATTGGAATTTGCACAAGAAAGTCATCGGTTTTAGTCCCATTAGTAGTGATAATGGAGAGGAGATAGGAAGGGTGGTCGAAAAGTGTTTACTTGATTGGGAAATCGATAATGTTCTTACCATGTCTACTGGTAATGCAAGTTCATACGATGCTGCCGTCGGTTATTTGAGAACAAGATTAGCGAATACTGTGTCGAATGGTAAGTTTCTTCACCTTAAATGTCTTGTTGACTTCATTAATAATATGGTAAAAGAGGTCTTAAAAGAGAGTGATAAATCGGTTACACGTGTGCGTGAGGCAGTTAGATACGTGACTCAGTCAGCGACTACGATCGAAAAGTTCAAAGAATGTGCTAGAGAATACGGGATAACAATAACATCCCGGTTTACTTCTTCTCTTGATTGCCCGTCTAGATGGAACTCTACGTTCGAGATGTTACAGATGTCAGAAACATTCGAGGGAGTTTTCAATCGGTTTAAGGTTAAAGATTCTACGTATAAGCGTGAATTGCAAGTCACTTGTGGGGTTCCGGATCACTCCGATTGGGAAAAGATAAGGAAGGTTCTAACCGTCTTAAACGGTCTTCATCAGTCAACCGAAAGTATACTACAATGGCATGTGCAATCTAACATGTTTCTTTTAGAACTCGCCAATCTCGAACAACATTTGGACAATTCGGGTGCAATGGTGTGCGGTTGGGGATTTGGTTTCGATACTAATGCTATTAACGTAGCACTTGAAATGAAATGGAAGTATAACGAGTATTGGGGAGACGTTGAGAACTCAAATGTGTTGATATATGTTGCGAATATACTTGATCCTCGTCGTAAAGTGGAGCTTATTGAGTTTTATTTTAGGAAATACTACAAACATGACTACACTGATGAAGGAATATGTATGTGGAAAAAGAAGGCAGAATGGGTAGTTTCCGCCACATATGATTTGTTCAATGAGTACATAGGTAAGACCGGGACCTCACAACAACGCGCAAACTTTCAAACCAGCGGTTACATGCATTACTTGTACGATGACACGCGCAATGTGGGTTTTGGAGATAATGTAAGGAACAAGACAGAAATTGATATATACCTCAATGAGTTATGCGATCGTGACAGCGATTTTTTTGGTTTTGACGTGTTACTTTGGTGGAAGAATAATAGTGAAAGATTTCCGGTTTTGTCTAAAATGGCTAAAGATGTGTTGGCGATTCCAATTTCAGCTGTTGCATTGGAGTCGGCTTTTAATATCAGTGGATGTTTATTGGATGATTTCCAAAGTTCTTTGTCGCCTTCGATGGCTGAAGCTTTAGTTTGCACTCAAGATTGGCTACGCGAGTCAAAAAAGCAAGTCAAAATGAATGAAGATTCACCTAATCTTGACAAGTTAGTAAAAG atatATATGAACAGGTGGAGGGTGCCTCAAGTGGATGA
- the LOC110914873 gene encoding zinc finger BED domain-containing protein RICESLEEPER 2, whose protein sequence is MAQPASSVKDQMFEPESVQKALVNTIIIGEFPFSVVEQDEVKEIIETKFSGFQVPSSEMISRDCAQLFMDEKLKLKSFVKTTKQRVCLSLDTWKSNQSVNYLCITAHFIDENWKLHKKIIGFSPISSDNGEEIGRVVENCLHDWEISNVLAISAGNASSYDAAISYLGSRLANPVLDGKFLRLKCLVELTNTMVKGVLKDYDKPIAHVRAMVRCVKQSPDRIRKFKQRAKEYGIVFKSLFTLDCPSRWTSTFEMLYMAEKFETVFKWLEKEDPTYINELSNTCGVPVHVNWEKVRTVIYFLHVLFLSNKKILGLHVTSNMFLDQIARIDFHLDNWGKSSLDFLSGSKERFMKALDLAWNYSAYWGDVENSNMLIYIASILDPRQKTDCMEEYFLNRKYKHDYTDEGVPTWKKKAEWVVAAAYDLFNEYVGMTGAQHQTAKFQSSGYMSYLYHYTGPTGLFQKRVVGFGGNVGCKSEIDIYLDEDFDEYDGFDVLLWWKVNSERFPVLSRMAKDVLAIPISAVALESDINVGGNLLDDFRSSLSPSMVEAVVCTQDWINKSNKQIKGKKGSTKLADKILKGINEQLEGGMSGCG, encoded by the exons ATGGCGCAACCTGCTAGTAGTGTGAAAGATCAGATGTTTGAACCAGAGAGTGTTCAAAAAGCTCTGGTAAATACAATAATAATTGGTGAGTTTCCGTTCTCTGTTGTTGAACAAGATGAGGTTAAAGAGATTATCGAAACCAAGTTCTCTGGTTTCCAAGTTCCATCCAGTGAAATGATTTCTAGAGATTGTGCCCAACTTTTCATGGATGAgaagttgaagttgaaaagttTTGTTAAGACAACAAAGCAAAGGGTTTGCTTAAGCTTGGATACATGGAAGTCAAACCAGTCAGTTAATTACTTATGCATAACTGCTCACTTTATCGATGAAAATTGGAAATTGCACAAGAAGATCATCGGTTTTAGCCCCATTAGTAGTGATAATGGAGAGGAGATAGGAAGGGTGGTTGAAAACTGTTTACATGATTGGGAAATCAGTAATGTTTTGGCCATCTCTGCTGGTAATGCAAGCTCATATGATGCTGCGATTAGTTATTTAGGATCAAGACTAGCGAATCCTGTGTTGGATGGCAAGTTTCTCCGCCTTAAATGTCTTGTTGAGCTGACGAATACTATGGTAAAAGGGGTCTTAAAAGATTATGATAAACCGATTGCACATGTGCGTGCAATGGTTAGATGCGTGAAACAATCGCCAGATAGGATTAGAAAGTTCAAACAACGCGCTAAAGAATACGGGATAGTGTTCAAATCTTTATTCACTCTTGATTGTCCGTCTAGATGGACCTCAACTTTTGAGATGTTGTATATGGCTGAAAAGTTTGAAACCGTTTTCAAGTGGCTTGAGAAAGAAGATCCAACCTATATTAATGAATTGTCTAACACTTGTGGGGTTCCAGTTCATGTTAATTGGGAAAAGGTAAGGACCGTCATATACttcttacatgttttgtttcTGTCAAATAAAAAGATATTGGGTTTGCATGTAACATCTAATATGTTTCTTGATCAAATTGCCCGTATCGACTTCCACTTGGATAATTGGGGAAAATCTAGTTTGGACTTTCTAAGTGGCAGTAAGGAACGTTTTATGAAGGCTCTGGATTTGGCGTGGAATTATAGCGCGTATTGGGGAGATGTTGAGAATTCAAATATGTTAATATACATCGCGAGTATCCTTGACCCTCGTCAAAAAACAGATTGTATGGAAGAGTATTTCTTGAACCGCAAATACAAACATGACTACACTGATGAAGGAGTACCTACATGGAAAAAGAAGGCAGAATGGGTAGTTGCTGCTGCATATGACTTGTTCAATGAGTATGTTGGTATGACCGGGGCCCAACATCAAACTGCAAAATTTCAATCGAGCGGTTACATGAGCTACTTATACCATTACACGGGTCCAACAGGGTTGTTTCAGAAACGCGTGGTGGGTTTTGGAGGTAATGTAGGATGCAAGTCAGAGATCGATATATATCTTGATGAGGATTTTGATGAATATGATGGTTTTGATGTACTACTTTGGTGGAAGGTTAATAGTGAAAGATTTCCCGTTCTGTCTAGAATGGCTAAAGATGTTTTGGCAATTCCAATCTCAGCTGTTGCATTGGAGTCAGATATCAACGTTGGTGGTAATCTGTTAGATGATTTTAGAAGCTCTCTGTCTCCTTCAATGGTTGAAGCTGTGGTTTGCACTCAAGATTGGATAAACAAGTCAAATAAACAAATCAAAGGGAAGAAAGGTTCAACTAAACTTGCTGACAAAATCTTGAAAG GTATAAATGAACAACTGGAGGGTGGCATGAGCGGATGCGGGTAA